CCATAGCCCAGGGTCTCGTGTTTGGCAGCTGTCAGGCTGTGAGTAATGTGACTTTACAGAAGTCTTGCGGAGACTGCGTGTCTCGTTGGTACTCAGCCCCATGCTCTGCTGCAGAGTCAAGTGAGAAACCAGAGCGCAATTTCACTTTGACAGGGACAATGAGCCAAAACTGCACTATTGGGTCACTGTTTCTAGACTGTCACATGACTCCAAATGTGGCTCCTGGCTACTGGGGGGCAGCTTCGTGTCGTAAATGTCATCTCCAGAAATATGATGGGTAGCAgacaggaaagaagaggaaagaagagaCTGAGGAGAAGGGAACAGCATGTGCTTCAAACTCATTTGGCACTCTTACCTCTGAATCCATCAcagatgttttcttctcttttctctgctAACCCACGTTCCCTTTATTCAACACCCCAGTATTCCCTCCCCTCTTCTCTTCCCCACCCTTTCTCACTTTTTCTCTACATCTCTGAGTCCCTCCGTCATTCCCCCTTGTCTCCCATCTCAGACTTGCTTGCCTGCTAGCtgcccaaccccaacccctcccATGTCTGTATGCAGTGATGAGGGCCAGCTGTGAGTTACTTTGCAGTTCCTGTcacattttccacatttcatCTTCCCTCTCACAGCAGGGTTTGGGTGTTGTACCTACCCAGATGGTTAGCTACAAAACTTGCTAATATTGTACCTTTAATCATAAAACTGAATTTTAAACCCTTCTATATTCAACATGTGGAAGATAACTACCTTTTGCGACTCTGTTCACACATTCATGTGCAGCTCACCTTGTATTTCATTTGCCTCTAGGTAGAGGTACTGCAGGGTGGTGGGAACTGTGGGAACATTGGTAAGTTTGTTGTAAGAGAGGTCCAATTCCACCAAACTGGAAAAATTGAAGACCTGCGGGTGAACCCCGCTGCTCTGCAGACCACAACGACTTAACCGAAGGTACCTAAGGTTgagaaaacccacaaaactGTCCTCATCTAGCTGATAAAGGGTGTTATTGGACAGATAGAGCTGCTGGACAGATGGGGGTAAAGATCTGGGGATGGATGAGAACAGATTCCCACTGAGGTCCAGCAAATTCAGGCTGACCAGACCTACAAGAAAATTGGAAGACACACATGCATACGTAAAAATGGAATCTCCTTTTATGGGTGTGTACTGTGAAATACAGAAAGGAAATGACACAATAACTACCTTTGAGAGCTCCCTTGGTGATCATTTGCATCCTGTTTCCCTGCAGCAGCAAGAGCGTTAAGTTATGCATGTTCTGGAAAGCTCTGGGGCTGATGCTGCTGATCCGGTTGTGGGCTAGACGCAGCTGTGTGAGTCCTCTTGGTAAAGAGTTTGGCACTGATTTTAGGTGGTTATAGCTGGCGAAAAAATAGCATAGCTGGGTCTGGTTCTGCAGGGCAATCTGGTCCAGCTGGTCACTGGTCAGCTGGTTGTGGTCCAGGATGAGCCAGCGGAGATCAGTATTGTTGGCCAGAAAAGAGGAGGACACGGATGAGATGTTGTTGTACtgggaacaaaagaaaaagcaaaaaaaaatcaattttatattGTAGCTGGAGGTCAGGGACTGTGTGAAATCTAAAAtgagaaaaggaaatgaaaatgagagttactttttaaagaaaacagatCAACAGTGTCCATGTCAAATGTCTGCCATACCTGAAGAAACAGATATTGAGTTCTGTTTGGAAGGTGGTCAGGGATATCTGCCAGGCCTTTATGATCACAGTAAATCGCTGTGGGCCACTGGATAGGGCAGTCACACTGTTGAGGGCAAGGCTGGGGGTTGTTGACCCGGAACCAAGACAAGTCCATTCGTCCCTGCAGGTTCAGCACACTTGGCTCACCAAGCAGGCGATTGATCCACAGAGGAACACCTCCATAGTCCATGTCAGCTCCACCAGTAGCCGAGGCAGAAACACAGAGCAGCACCAACACCGCAAAGAACAGCAGAGCCATGGAGACTGTTGGTAAAATTTACAATCATGCAGGGGAAAGATGAGAGAAGCCTGAGAGCTTCACATCTTAACAAATAATAGCAGCCTTCACAGTTATTCAGTCTGATGTGAGTGTCTACGTTAAGTGGAGGACCTTTGATCCATAAAAGCTCTTGCATTCACTTGAAGACATGCTGAGCATGGTTTTAAGGAAATCAGTATCTTCTGATGTTCCTCTGGTTTACAATGTCACTGCTGTCTACGCTGACAGAGTTCATTAACCTCCAGCAAGTCCTCAAGTTTAATAGAAATGACTTGTTCCAAGCTGTGTGCCTTTAAGAACTGACATAATGTGTAAGTGAGTTTGAAATCTGTTATCTATTTAACTTCAGTACAAACTAGCATGGCAGCCAGCTGATATACCAACCAAGAaaacaagcaagcaagcaagcaagcaaccaaccaaccaaccaaccaaccaaccaacacacTAGAGGTAGCATTGGTTTTATTATGAAGACAAAAGCAATCTATCTTTTGCTGGCAGCCTCTCTTTGTTATGTATTgataaattagaattaaatgaatttatgACACTGCTGAAATATTCAAATGACTGCCATTTTATAAATAGTTATTTGCATTAAATCCTCTAAGTAAGAAAAGGAAGAACACATTTTCCCTGAATGattatttacaatttactgCAAGTCTCGCAAAGTTTGCATGCACTAATTCAAAAAGATGCCACTAGTTGCTGTATGACACAGTGCTTAAGAAAGGTTTGCATCATCAAAACAGTTTGAGAGTACTTTTGCAGTTGCAAGTTTTCTCACATTAAGTGCAGTTTTACAATAATGCACATGCTGTCTTCTCAGACCGgccaaaattaaataaaatgcaattttgTAAAATTTCCAGTTTTACCTGCTTcagtgagaaaagaaaatggaagcaGACGAGCAACTCATTACAGGCTGACACTTACCTGTTTATTCCAGAGCAGCACAACCGAGGAAGGTCGTCTTAAAGTCTTAAATTTCCAATGAAACCCACGGGAGCTGTCAGGAACTGTAAAGAGCAAATgaatgtatctgtgtgtgtgtgtgcgtgtgtgtgtgcatgcatgcgtgcgtgcgtctgtgtgtgtgtgtgtgcgtgtgtttgttttcaagcTGCCAGTAATGTTTACCCCAACTGTCTGCTGcgttctttttctttaaatgctACCCACAACCCAGACCCCAAATCACAAACCATcatctttcctctcctttctcacAACTCAGTTCTTGGTCACGGTTGAACCCACATCATCAAAGTGGaaacatatatatttgtattaGAGGTAcacaaggaaaggaaatgaagaggaaAACAGTCATCAAAGGAAACTGATCATTTTAGACAGTGCAAAGTTTtctgaagatttttttgatCATTACTCAAGATTCTATGTGAattgatgagtgtgtgtgtgtgtgtgtgtgtgtgtgtgtgtgtgtgtgtgtgtgtgtgtgtgtgtgtttgcgtgcgtgcgtgtgtgtgtgtgtgtgattgggtCTGTAGGCTCTGTTCTTTATAAAAGCCACAAAGTACCTGGGGAGCCAAAGAGACCATTCTCTGTGTGTACCAATGCACAATTTCtagagtgtgcgtgtgtgtgtgtatgtgtgtttgactgtgcgtgcttcactgtgtgtgtttgtgtgtgagagagagaagtggAGAAAAATAGTTCCAGATTCCATTCCCCCCAGTACAAGGGGAGCACAGTGAGAAGAGGGTAGGACTAAAAGGAGAGTTGAGGACAGTCTTTCAGAATGAGAGTACAGAAATAGCGCCCTCTAGCAGCCCAGTATCCTGCTAGGTTGACTGACATTAGCCATAAAACGTCAGAATTGGCATTAACGCCATTGATTGTTGATTGATTTTCCAATTTGAGTTCCAATTGATTTGGTCTCAGTTGAACAGAGGTGTTAGGGAGATTTTGATTTTCTGATGGGGCTACATTAAACATTTGATGATATAATAATCGGaatgtgaaataaaaccaaaatgttaATCTCATAATGCCACTATAGGAGGACACAACTGAAgtcattgattttgttttctcatCTCCATGGATACCTGCATTAAATTTCATGCCAAATATTTTAGTATTTTCAGTCAGGTACATTATTACCTTCCTTCTTTCTGCCGTTTCTCAGATGTTGGCTGTCTTGTCAAATAGTTGTAACTGATTTCAAACTGGTTGAGTAAGGGTTTCTGGAAACATGAATGAATTCACTGTATGTCGACATCTGCCAGTTGGCAGCGTCTAGCATTTAACGTTTGACACTCTGTTCTGTTTAGTCATAACCAGAAGAAGGAAATGGAACCccccccactcacacacacacacacacacacacacgcacgcacgcacgcacgcacacacacacacacacacacacacacactcatcctctCCTGGCTGTGATCCCTCTGTTCCAGACACCAACACCTTTCACTGAAGTATTGCTTTCTCcacaaatgaataaagaatcTATTTACACCATGTGGCTAATGAATTCTAACATTTGGTCTATCATTGGTTAATTCTTGTCTAAGTGTTAAAATGTTGTGATCAAGCAGACATGTAGCCTATTGTAGCTCTAATACATCTGCTGAAATACACATTAACGTCTCACATCTACACGGAGTAACTGTGTGTAGAAATTGGATTAACTGGGAGGAACAGCAGGAAATTCTTACTTTACTCTCGACAAATTACGCAgaacaaagaagagaaaaagtttttgcatttaattgaaaataaatgctcAAGCATCATTAATACAACAATCCAATTATTCAATGAAACCTGAAGGTCCAAAAATTGCAAGCTGTTGTTATTTGGATTAAGAACAAATACATTTGATGGAATCAAAGATTTCATGTTGATCAATAATAATAGCTCCCTTCAATAGCATTTTAGCTGCATGTCAGGTGAAGTTGATGAAATGTTTATAACTGTGTTTGAACATCCTCATCCGCTGTGATGACAGCCGTTCACAGTCATAGATATCCATCACTGATGTGGACATATTCTATCAGTTTTCCTGCCAAGTTTGTTCACACTTATGAGAAAAACTAAAACCCAGCAGTTCAAGGATGAGTCACAGTTTTATTGTAATCCTTGATTGGATTTGATTATTGTTGAGTCATCAGGATTCAGAATAACCACGCTTTCAAGTAAAGATGCCTTTGGCTTTTTCCTATTAGGGAGTTGGCACGTACAACAACTAGATCCTCCATCCTGGCAGACAAAGAGACACTCCTTAATCCCTGAAAGTGACTGGAACTGTTCAAACACTCATGGGTGAATTTAATGCTGAATTGAAATACAGGTACTTGTACAAATGTTTTATGGTAAAGATTTATTAGGATAATACCAGCAGGGTGCGATTTGTTGAGGGGATCGGAGGGATCACCCCACTATGGCTTTTACCTCTGCTGAATCACATCCTTACTAGTGAGCACAACAGAACAAATGTCTCCACACTGAAAAGTTCTTTTCATCGCTGTTAATTAGTCAGACGTGTTGGTTTGCTGCTCAGAAGTtgacagagatgtggataaaagaagaatGAATTGCTGCAGATAAGGCGCCAACAGGAAAGATGAAAAGGGCCCATCAAGTGTAACATCAGAGcgaactgttcacttagtctgacATTTGTTGAGTTATTCTGAAATGATGTAAATCTCTTAATCTATGGGGTATCAATGTTGTGTTTTACAGACCGTTCACATTAGGCTAAGTCTTCTTACCATGTTGGTGTGATTGGTccttatccatggtcctgaacCATGATCGGGTCATCTCTCACATTGTGGCCGCcacagaaatttaaatgttttatgtctttttaagcttgtgttaaatatgaatgtttgaTGTATATAATTTAGGCTGATAGGGGCTACCATTAATctaaaaaagaacaagaataaagacagtcacagactgcaatatctcgcgacacccttgaattcaaaattttaccctgaccaacttgtataggtcaaagatcaaagctagtgctctgacctactgtcattgatcaaagcactagctttgatatacggtcttactcacactggccttctccctcatctttctatcttacccggttcctgagtgtacaaaagttgaaatttgaccttgacctatttttttcaacgttaaggtcatcatctcattttcatcccctttgccgcctgagtaatgttctttatgtttcatctttacatctgcaacagttgcgaatatatttggtggactaacaaacaaacacacgaccactgacaattacaatacatcaccactttgaagcagcATGTAATAAGTCCTGCTGATTGCTTATTTTGtcttggggataaagtcagagagaccagactgacatgttttggacatgtccagaggagagatagtgaatatattggtagaaggatgctgagttttgaactgccaggcaggaggcctagaggcagaccaaagaggaggtttatggatgtagtgaaagaggacatgaaggtagttggtgtgagagaagaggatgcagaagacagggttagatgggggcaactgattcgctgtggagacccctgaaggggaaagcagaaaggtaaagaagaagaggattgcttattttttcatgatttaaaaaaagaaaagctgcccccatctgtttttttttttttttttgacaaatcataCTCTAAATACATGGttatacaaaatataatttggcaaataaaatcaaaagcaaACCAAATAGACTTGACTGAAACATTTGGAAACAGTAGTTGAGAAATTCCCACTCTGCAATTTAAGGAcaactgtgacatcatcactgtgttCCTGTTGATTTGTCGAACACGGCAGCTCATTTTAGATACACACCCAGCAGAGGAACACGTCatcattcagttttgttttgtgtgtagtTCACTGCAACTGGAACAGTGAGCTGAAAGAGTCTTCAATTCTCTGTGGAGCTGTAATATAACTGGATTTCTCCTTCACGCAGACAGAAACATTCTCTAAATCAACAAGGCAGTCATAGACTGCAACAACCAaccacacccctgaattcaacattttaccctgacatacacatttttgtgcctctggattcctgaaaatgttgttttttgttttgtgattgtatctcatcaggtttcagagattaCATCACTGCCTTCTAAAAATatgcgatgagtacaaaagttgaaatttgaccttgacctagtttacTCAAGTTTACTAGTTtattcaaggtcaaggtcatcatctcattttcgtcccctttgccacctgagtaatttgatttttgtttcatctttctatctgcaacagttgtgaagatatttggtggacatttGAACGGACGGAcaaatggatggacagacgaacacacaaacactgacaatcacaatataTCCCCTTCACCGGATGTAAAAATTAACAAGGGCCAACAAAAACACGTTCATCCTCACATGTGTTTTTTGTATGCTCTATCTCTGTGTTATGTTGAATTTCACTCATAATAAGAGAGTCTGTACCCATCGCACCTAAGGACCAGATAaactaataaacaaaacaccGACAAAGCCTAACATCTGTACTATGTTATTAACACAACACATCacatgtttgttgtttactCATGAGCAACACATTTTTACTAGATCAATCCCAGACTTCATCTATAGCTGTGTGTTGTGAATTCCCTGGTGTTGTTGCTTTTAGTGAAATTCAAATCTCATCCCTCCACTGTTCCCATCGCCGTCACTGGAGGGCGCCATTCCCTCCGCAATCATCTGGCCCTTCCAGGCTGGAGCAAAGAAGTAGAAGGCTTCTGAAGAAATGTAAGGCTAGGGAGTGACCAATAATATTATTCACATTCActaacaatgaaaacattaatattacgacatgtatttattgtgttttattcatgCTCATTTGCATACAAATCAAGGTTCACCATGGCTGTATGCCCCAGGCGCGGTGGTGATGGTAGAGATGGTTCATGTTAAACTACTTGGACGACTTGCACTGTAGTGCACTTTAGTGTGCTTTCAAGATCTCATAGCAGATTTAACACTGATTAAATCACAACTGATGATCAATATTAAGCCTGCATTCAATAATATGTCTATTACAATGTGTAGCTTGTatctgcaggagaaaaaaaatgagagaagATGGTGTAATGATGAACATCTGtgcaagatgtgtgtgtgtgtgtgtgtgtgtgtgagtgtgtgtgtgtgtgtgtgtgcgtgcgtgcgtgcgtgcgtgcgtgcgtgcgtgtgtgtgtggacatctGCTTTCTATCCCATGCATTATGGTCCCCCTGTGCCCTAGGGTGCCATGGTTCAAGTTACGGTAAGGAGACATATTGTCGAGGGAACACTGAGACAGAATTAGTATCATTTATGTAATTATTACATGAATAACATCATTAAGAGCAACGACTTTATAAAAAAGTGTTACTTTTGGTATATTATGAGATTCTTCGACATTAAAACTTTGTACAGGTTCTTTGGAATGCGATGAGAGAGGAAGTGTGCTACTTCAAAAGAGCCCACAACTGTCAAACTGATAGCTGCACAGTGTGTAAAGACTCGTAAATCACATTGTGAAGACAAGGACCAGGTTACCACAAGGTTAAACGTTAATATACCTCATACCTCAGTTAACCATGTAATGTTGGTTCAGAGAAGAGTTTGTGTCTCAGACATTATGTAAGAATATAATAAGTTAATATCCGGTGACAAAGGTATTTGCGTGTGCatttgagagaaagagagagagacagaagtaGTAGCATCTTCTTCCTCAACATTTAAGATTATTCAACTCCTTcaacaaaagacacaaaacgttttcacatcttttttattatttcacattgaTTAAGGCCACAGGAATCTGTATGGCAGCCAGATGAAGAGAAGTCTTGCTGCTAAACATATATGATACAGTCTCCAAGCAAAACAAAAGCTTCTGAAGTCAATTTCCTTTCACTGACCTGTTTTCATTCCACCAACACATGCGAAGGGCTGATGAAGGACACAATGAAGGGGATGCTTAATATACGTTTCAATATTTTAAActaagttttttttctgcacacagagaagaaaaaaatagaatgattttaaagttgattgattgaatggaCATTCCTGTGACATTCCTGTGAGGAGTTCATGGCCTGAGTCGAGATGACTTGGTCCTCTGATCCTCTGATCCCTGCTTAGTGATGCTCATGATGCTGACAGGAGATGGGATGTCTGGTCGCGGGTGGGGGATGAGTATGTTGGGGCTCTGCATGATCCACCTGGGCCTCTTACTTTGAAGTTCTAGTCAGAATTAATTTCTTGATTATTCTGAAGTCTAATAAAAGAATGTATGAAATGATGAGGTAATCTCCTGACGCTCATGAGCTTGCTTGTCCTCATTAAAGACTGTGGGGGTGGTTCCATTCGTATCTGCTTCTCCAGACTGTTTAACTGAGAAACGAGGGGCTGTTTGAAATAATGGTTTTGACTAATGTTGTGTTTCATAATGCCGAGCAGTGGCTGGTCTGATCTGCTACATCTGGTGTCCATAGATGCTTgcggatacacacacacacacacacacacacacacacacacacacacacacacacacacacacacacacacacacacacacacacacacacacacacacacacacacacacacacacacacacacacacaaaagaaaacatttcttctTGATGTTGTTATAATAAACTGCAGAACGACAGTAGAGAAAACAATGCATTGTGTATTT
This sequence is a window from Antennarius striatus isolate MH-2024 chromosome 5, ASM4005453v1, whole genome shotgun sequence. Protein-coding genes within it:
- the zgc:113307 gene encoding lumican; this encodes MALLFFAVLVLLCVSASATGGADMDYGGVPLWINRLLGEPSVLNLQGRMDLSWFRVNNPQPCPQQCDCPIQWPTAIYCDHKGLADIPDHLPNRTQYLFLQYNNISSVSSSFLANNTDLRWLILDHNQLTSDQLDQIALQNQTQLCYFFASYNHLKSVPNSLPRGLTQLRLAHNRISSISPRAFQNMHNLTLLLLQGNRMQMITKGALKGLVSLNLLDLSGNLFSSIPRSLPPSVQQLYLSNNTLYQLDEDSFVGFLNLRYLRLSRCGLQSSGVHPQVFNFSSLVELDLSYNKLTNVPTVPTTLQYLYLEANEIQGFNISSFCREVGPLSYSRMKLLRLDGNKMSHQQLPHDWVFCLRMLESIYI